The Miscanthus floridulus cultivar M001 chromosome 7, ASM1932011v1, whole genome shotgun sequence genome includes a region encoding these proteins:
- the LOC136463496 gene encoding E3 ubiquitin-protein ligase PUB23-like, producing MEVSSSSAAEVPHYFLCPISLEVMRDPVTLATGITYDRASIERWLFTDGHATCPVTRRALAPAEMDATPNHTLRRLIQAWCAAHQVERFPTPRPPLDSCRVAALLDEGRHGGDRQGAAALREIKAVVAESERNRRCVEATPGAVDFLASLVAKHSSTSNDSSSKRASGQQDAADDDFVLDSPTSTSSPAEDALGVLYSLKPSERSLAQIMERDGDFLDALASVLRRPSYRSRAYGVLLLKAMTSVLTPARLMTVSAGLVQEVVRVVSDRVSSKAVRAALHVLCRLCPWGRNRVKAVEAGAVAALVELLLDEGGRRVSELAVVAIDHLCGCAEGRSELVAHPAGLAVVSKKVMRVSVVATESAVRALHAVAKHSPTPSVLQEMLAVGVVAKLLMVLQVNASERAGLRAKEMLKTHARVWNLEGLLQTYLRDSYPC from the coding sequence ATGGAGGTCTCGTCGTCCTCGGCGGCGGAGGTCCCCCACTATTTCCTCTGCCCGATCTCGCTGGAGGTCATGCGCGACCCGGTCACGCTCGCCACCGGCATCACCTACGACCGCGCCAGCATCGAGCGCTGGCTCTTCACCGACGGCCACGCCACCTGCCCCGTCACGCGCCGCGCGCTGGCGCCCGCCGAGATGGACGCCACGCCCAACCACACGCTGCGCCGCCTCATCCAGGCCTGGTGCGCCGCGCACCAGGTCGAGCGCTTCcccacgccgcgcccgccgctcgaCTCGTGCCGCGTCGCCGCGCTCCTCGACGAGGGCCGGCACGGCGGGGACCGCCAGGGGGCCGCCGCGCTCAGGGAGATCAAGGCCGTCGTCGCCGAGAGCGAGCGCAACAGGCGCTGCGTCGAGGCCACGCCGGGCGCCGTCGACTTCCTCGCCTCGCTCGTCGCCAAGCACTCCTCCACGTCTAACGACTCTTCATCCAAGCGTGCCAGCGGCCAGCAAGACGCCGCCGACGACGACTTCGTGCTGGATTCTCCGACCTCCACGAGCTCGCCGGCGGAGGACGCGCTCGGCGTCCTCTACTCGCTCAAGCCCTCTGAGAGGAGCCTTGCCCAGATCATGGAACGGGACGGAGACTTCCTCGACGCGCTGGCGTCCGTCCTGCGCCGCCCGAGCTACCGGTCGCGCGCCTACGGCGTCCTTCTCCTCAAGGCGATGACGTCGGTCTTGACGCCGGCGCGGCTCATGACGGTGAGCGCCGGCCTGGTGCAGGAGGTGGTGCGCGTGGTCTCGGACCGGGTGTCCTCCAAGGCTGTCCGGGCGGCGCTGCACGTGCTGTGCCGCCTCTGCCCGTGGGGCCGGAACCGCGTGAAGGCCGTCGAGGCCGGCGCCGTGGCCGCGCTGGTCGAGCTGCTCCTCGACGAGGGCGGCCGCCGCGTCTCCGAGCTAGCCGTCGTGGCCATCGATCACCTCTGCGGCTGCGCGGAGGGACGGTCGGAGCTGGTCGCGCACCCGGCGGGGCTGGCCGTCGTGTCCAAGAAGGTCATGCGGGTGTCCGTAGTCGCCACCGAGAGCGCCGTGCGCGCGCTCCACGCCGTGGCCAAGCACTCGCCGACGCCCTCGGTGCTGCAGGAGATGCTCGCCGTCGGTGTGGTGGCAAAACTGCTGATGGTGCTGCAGGTCAATGCCAGCGAGAGGGCCGGTCTCAGGGCAAAGGAGATGCTAAAGACACACGCTAGGGTTTGGAATTTGGAAGGACTCCTCCAAACATACCTGAGGGATTCTTACCCTTGCTGA